One Myxococcus xanthus DNA segment encodes these proteins:
- a CDS encoding Lnb N-terminal periplasmic domain-containing protein, with protein sequence MLRPSLIASCLLGLLLLAAPARAASMPPWGTGESQGEDLAILLVTFSPGDDVPSWWGHGSLVVEDRRRQMSRLYNYGMFSFDEAMLARFAMGRLEFWVGQSSVGGTFRFYQAEDRDVRVQELNLTPEQRVVVAKRLAENVLPENREYLYHHYNDNCVTRLRDMIDVATGGQLREADRAPGRMTLREHTRRYTSVNAPMSVLLDFMMNDEIDRPITKWEEAFLPDELETQVAALQVKGADGQTASLAAKSWNYYESSRRQRPPAAPPPWGPWILALGLALGGLAVGLAVWERQRGSRVARLLLGLENAVVGLALGLPGTALFIMGLVTDHTVTHRNENLFLANPLTLLALPFGVALTWGSQKARMRLFKVWTLLAALGVLGVVLKVLPPFDQDNWRLIALILPISLGMAGAFGLDRVLARLPRADRASAGRRDAVASLKTP encoded by the coding sequence ATGCTCCGCCCATCACTCATCGCCTCCTGCCTGCTCGGCCTGCTGCTCCTGGCGGCGCCCGCGCGCGCGGCCTCCATGCCGCCGTGGGGCACGGGAGAAAGCCAGGGCGAGGACCTGGCCATCCTCCTGGTGACGTTCAGTCCCGGGGATGACGTGCCGTCCTGGTGGGGCCACGGTTCGCTGGTGGTGGAGGACCGGCGGCGGCAGATGTCGCGCCTCTACAACTACGGCATGTTCTCCTTCGACGAGGCCATGCTCGCGCGCTTCGCCATGGGCCGGCTGGAGTTCTGGGTGGGCCAGTCGTCGGTGGGGGGCACCTTCCGCTTCTACCAGGCCGAGGACCGCGACGTCCGCGTGCAGGAGCTCAACCTCACGCCCGAGCAGCGCGTCGTCGTGGCGAAGCGGCTGGCGGAGAACGTGCTCCCGGAGAACCGCGAGTACCTGTACCACCACTACAACGACAACTGCGTCACGCGGCTGCGGGACATGATTGATGTGGCCACGGGCGGCCAGCTCCGCGAGGCGGACCGGGCACCGGGGCGGATGACGCTGCGCGAGCACACCCGTCGCTACACCTCGGTGAACGCGCCCATGAGCGTGCTGCTCGACTTCATGATGAACGACGAGATCGACCGTCCCATCACGAAGTGGGAGGAGGCCTTCCTTCCGGATGAGCTGGAGACTCAGGTCGCGGCGCTCCAGGTGAAGGGCGCGGACGGGCAGACGGCGTCGCTCGCGGCGAAGAGCTGGAACTACTACGAATCCTCCCGACGTCAGCGTCCGCCGGCGGCGCCTCCCCCGTGGGGCCCGTGGATCCTCGCGTTGGGCCTGGCCCTGGGCGGCCTGGCCGTCGGGCTGGCGGTGTGGGAGCGCCAGCGGGGCAGCCGCGTGGCCCGCCTGCTGCTCGGGCTGGAGAACGCCGTGGTGGGGCTGGCGCTCGGGTTGCCGGGCACCGCGCTGTTCATCATGGGGTTGGTGACGGACCACACGGTGACGCACCGCAATGAGAATCTCTTCCTGGCCAACCCGCTGACGCTGCTGGCGCTGCCCTTCGGCGTGGCGCTGACGTGGGGCAGCCAGAAGGCCCGCATGCGCCTGTTCAAGGTGTGGACGCTGCTGGCCGCCCTGGGGGTGCTGGGCGTGGTGCTCAAGGTGTTGCCGCCCTTCGACCAGGACAACTGGCGGCTCATCGCGCTCATCCTGCCCATCTCCCTGGGCATGGCGGGCGCATTCGGTCTGGACCGAGTACTGGCGCGCCTCCCCAGGGCGGACCGCGCGTCAGCCGGACGGCGGGATGCCGTCGCATCGCTGAAGACTCCTTAG
- a CDS encoding HD family phosphohydrolase, translating to MAEPETQPPGRSPLDALAERLGLDNGVWGRRAIQVLLLLAVSIGAGFVISPGLYSQQIPALAEENLGKPFRASSPAGFKAARDYEIVHRAMTQQRRQEARAAVKPVYDLNPAVLGQLRSTVSSAFASMRLHLDELTEAQSDSEPEERETPRRRKPAASPEMLELERSTREKMRAELQERFFGKRDAVLEAEDFQALYATRFSQEAETATLLVLERAYRSERGAIHVAGSREELAREAHQGLTVRDVVNKAEESLSGGSTQVVDVPEAHQEMERFASVPGNLMPDAPGVQRRAILRLAQRLVRPNLTINIAESDARRNQAAQAVKDAVISIKKGQRVIGDGELVNESHLVILRGMRAETDRLDLVQLQVGGTGLVGLLIVSTYFFCRAAFRRFRPTRKDGVLLGLLLLGLLGLLQIWVSIADAVQDRYTALPIEAFYYAFPVAAGAMLVRFILTQELALFFALVFACLTGVMLGNSLAFGVFTLVGSLVAADRIVKAKDRVGIFRAGLVTGAVNLVAVLFLFLVEGKGLSADTLITAVSAFAGSSLAVPVMVMALTPLIEATFGYASDIKLLELANLNHPALKELIVQAPGTYHHSIIIGSLVENAAETIGANPLLARSCAYYHDIGKGRNPLYFGENQKGENRHDALAPAMSAVIIKRHVTEGLEMARQYRLPKLVADAIPQHHGTRTVGYFYHKALKEQEGKEGAPPIDESIYRYPGPKPQFREAALVMIADAVEASTRSMTDPTTPKLLAQVQKIINLIFSEGQLDECDLTLKDLNLISQSFLHTLEGIYHTRPAYPAGAVGGGKAPPLVVAGAVPRPAEGKDKARTAGGT from the coding sequence ATGGCCGAACCGGAAACGCAGCCCCCTGGGCGCAGTCCACTGGACGCGCTCGCCGAACGCCTCGGACTGGACAACGGCGTCTGGGGGCGGCGCGCCATCCAGGTCCTTCTCCTGCTCGCCGTCTCCATTGGCGCGGGCTTCGTCATCTCACCAGGTCTCTACAGTCAGCAGATTCCGGCGCTGGCGGAGGAGAACCTCGGCAAGCCGTTCCGAGCCAGCTCGCCCGCCGGCTTCAAGGCCGCGCGGGACTACGAGATCGTCCACCGCGCCATGACGCAGCAGCGGCGCCAGGAAGCGCGCGCGGCCGTCAAACCGGTGTACGACCTGAACCCCGCCGTCCTGGGGCAGCTGCGGTCGACGGTAAGTTCCGCCTTCGCGTCCATGCGGCTGCATCTGGACGAGCTCACGGAGGCGCAGTCCGATTCGGAACCCGAGGAGCGCGAAACGCCCCGCCGGCGCAAGCCCGCAGCGTCCCCGGAGATGCTGGAGCTGGAGCGCAGCACCCGCGAGAAGATGCGGGCGGAGCTCCAGGAGCGCTTCTTCGGCAAGCGCGACGCCGTGCTGGAGGCCGAGGACTTCCAGGCGCTCTATGCCACCCGCTTCTCGCAGGAGGCGGAGACGGCCACGCTGCTGGTACTGGAGCGGGCGTATCGCTCCGAGCGCGGCGCGATCCATGTGGCGGGCTCTCGGGAGGAGCTGGCGCGGGAGGCGCATCAGGGCCTCACCGTCCGCGACGTGGTGAACAAGGCCGAGGAGTCCCTGTCGGGGGGCTCCACCCAGGTGGTGGACGTCCCCGAGGCGCACCAGGAGATGGAGCGCTTCGCCTCGGTGCCCGGTAACCTGATGCCGGACGCGCCGGGCGTTCAGCGCCGCGCCATCCTCCGGCTGGCCCAGCGGCTGGTTCGGCCGAACCTCACCATCAACATCGCGGAGTCGGACGCGCGCCGGAACCAGGCGGCCCAGGCGGTGAAGGACGCCGTCATCTCCATCAAGAAGGGCCAGCGCGTCATTGGCGACGGTGAGCTGGTCAATGAGTCGCACCTGGTCATCCTGCGCGGCATGCGCGCGGAGACGGACCGGCTGGACCTGGTCCAGCTCCAGGTGGGCGGCACGGGCCTGGTGGGCCTTCTCATCGTCTCGACGTACTTCTTCTGCCGCGCCGCGTTCCGGCGCTTCCGTCCCACGCGCAAGGACGGCGTACTGCTGGGACTGCTGCTGCTGGGCCTATTGGGCCTGCTGCAAATCTGGGTGTCCATCGCGGACGCGGTGCAGGACCGCTACACCGCGCTGCCCATCGAGGCCTTCTATTACGCCTTCCCGGTGGCGGCCGGCGCCATGCTGGTGCGCTTCATCCTCACGCAGGAGCTGGCGCTCTTCTTCGCGCTCGTCTTCGCCTGTCTCACCGGAGTGATGCTGGGCAACTCGCTGGCCTTCGGCGTCTTCACGCTGGTGGGTTCGCTGGTGGCGGCCGACCGCATCGTGAAGGCGAAGGACCGCGTGGGCATCTTCCGCGCGGGTCTGGTGACGGGCGCGGTGAATCTGGTGGCGGTGCTCTTCCTCTTCCTCGTGGAAGGCAAGGGCCTGTCGGCCGACACCCTCATCACCGCGGTGAGCGCCTTCGCGGGCTCTTCGCTGGCGGTGCCGGTGATGGTGATGGCGCTCACGCCACTCATCGAGGCCACCTTCGGCTACGCGTCAGACATCAAGCTGCTGGAGCTGGCCAACCTGAACCACCCGGCGCTCAAGGAGCTCATCGTCCAGGCGCCCGGCACGTACCACCACTCCATCATCATCGGCTCGCTGGTGGAGAACGCGGCGGAGACGATTGGGGCCAACCCGCTGCTGGCGCGCTCGTGTGCGTACTACCACGACATCGGCAAGGGCCGGAATCCGCTCTACTTCGGGGAGAACCAGAAGGGTGAGAACCGCCATGACGCGCTCGCGCCGGCGATGAGCGCGGTCATCATCAAGCGCCACGTGACGGAGGGCCTGGAGATGGCCCGTCAGTACCGGCTGCCCAAGCTGGTGGCGGATGCGATTCCGCAGCACCACGGCACGCGCACGGTGGGGTACTTCTACCACAAGGCCTTGAAGGAGCAGGAGGGCAAGGAAGGTGCTCCGCCCATCGACGAGAGCATCTACCGCTACCCGGGGCCGAAGCCGCAGTTCCGCGAGGCGGCGCTGGTGATGATCGCCGACGCGGTGGAGGCCTCCACGCGCTCCATGACGGACCCCACCACGCCCAAGCTCCTCGCGCAGGTGCAGAAGATCATCAACCTCATCTTCTCCGAGGGTCAGCTCGACGAGTGTGACCTGACGCTGAAGGACCTCAACCTCATCTCGCAGTCCTTCCTGCACACGCTCGAGGGTATCTACCACACGCGTCCGGCCTACCCGGCGGGCGCCGTGGGTGGGGGCAAGGCGCCGCCGTTGGTGGTGGCGGGCGCGGTGCCTCGGCCCGCGGAAGGCAAGGACAAGGCGCGGACCGCGGGGGGCACATGA
- the ybeY gene encoding rRNA maturation RNase YbeY codes for MSGARRGNGVRLRKGKLIPRDDGKRIEEFVGAATTSTDSASVARMLAPPGWSEPAQRPEFDEVVIVLTGELTIVVEGRRERISAGEVGLVPRGKRVVYRNDGQGACDYWSVCAPAFRPELAHMETPKPRVQENHVTIQVAHGQGRDFARLLTTWARAYLVQLELSGVELSLSLVDDRAIRRLNRTWRKKDKATDVLSFPAGDLPKGTPGPRPLGDVVISLDTAKRQAKEYGRTLESEMARYLAHGLLHLLGHDHERPRDAKRMAALEEQLLGERGMVADSLQVDAKARRARSLM; via the coding sequence ATGAGCGGAGCACGAAGGGGCAATGGCGTGAGATTGCGCAAGGGGAAGCTGATTCCCCGTGACGACGGCAAGCGCATCGAGGAGTTCGTGGGCGCGGCCACCACCAGCACGGACTCCGCGTCCGTCGCGCGGATGCTGGCGCCCCCCGGGTGGTCGGAGCCCGCGCAGCGCCCCGAATTCGATGAGGTCGTCATCGTCCTCACGGGCGAGCTGACCATCGTGGTGGAGGGGCGGCGCGAGCGCATCTCCGCGGGCGAGGTCGGACTGGTGCCGCGCGGCAAGCGCGTGGTGTACCGCAACGACGGCCAGGGGGCGTGTGACTACTGGTCGGTGTGCGCGCCCGCGTTCCGCCCGGAGCTGGCGCACATGGAGACGCCCAAGCCTCGCGTGCAGGAGAACCACGTCACCATCCAGGTGGCGCATGGCCAGGGCCGGGACTTCGCGCGCCTGCTGACCACCTGGGCCAGGGCGTACCTGGTGCAGCTCGAGCTATCCGGCGTGGAGCTGTCCCTGTCCCTGGTGGACGACCGGGCCATCCGCCGGCTCAACCGCACCTGGCGCAAGAAGGACAAGGCGACGGACGTGCTGAGCTTCCCCGCGGGCGACCTGCCCAAGGGCACGCCTGGACCGCGCCCGCTGGGGGACGTGGTCATCTCCCTGGACACGGCGAAGCGCCAGGCCAAGGAGTACGGCCGCACGCTGGAGTCGGAGATGGCGCGCTACCTGGCGCATGGCCTGCTCCACCTGCTGGGGCACGACCACGAGCGCCCCCGGGATGCCAAGCGCATGGCGGCCCTGGAGGAACAGCTCCTGGGCGAGCGAGGCATGGTGGCGGACTCGCTCCAGGTGGATGCCAAGGCCCGCCGCGCTCGCAGCCTCATGTAG
- the prfB gene encoding peptide chain release factor 2 (programmed frameshift) gives MANDSMEKINGLRERVLALRGHLDLDRKRSRIALIERDSTLPTFWDDNTKAQALLKEKSTLEASVGAYDKVMRGLDDAQVLFELAVEANDEATTQEAEGSLTGLEGDVAKLELARMLSGEQDRSSCFMDINAGAGGTDSMDWAAMLLRMYTRYCENKGWKVEINDEVPGEEAGFKNVSLRIEGDFAYGYLKAEVGVHRLVRISPFDANARRQTAFASVDVYPEVDDTIQIDIPEKDIDLKFIRGGGAGGQKVNKTSSTAQLRHLPTGIIITCQTERSQSANKDMAFKILRGRLYELEMKKREAARDAAEAQKKDISFGSQIRSYVLAPYRMVKDLRTGIETGNVDAVLDGDLEEFVTSQLLGVKNPNRSAGAD, from the exons ATGGCGAACGATTCGATGGAGAAGATCAACGGCCTCAGGGAGCGTGTGTTGGCGCTCCGGGGGCATCTT GACCTCGACCGCAAGCGGTCCCGCATCGCGCTGATTGAACGCGACTCCACGCTGCCCACCTTCTGGGACGACAACACCAAGGCGCAGGCGCTCTTGAAGGAGAAGTCCACGCTGGAGGCCAGCGTCGGCGCCTACGACAAGGTGATGCGCGGCCTGGATGACGCGCAGGTGCTCTTCGAGCTGGCCGTCGAGGCCAACGACGAGGCCACCACCCAGGAGGCGGAAGGCTCCCTCACGGGGCTGGAGGGTGACGTCGCCAAGCTGGAGCTGGCGCGCATGCTGTCCGGCGAGCAGGACCGCAGCAGCTGCTTCATGGACATCAACGCCGGCGCCGGTGGCACGGACTCCATGGACTGGGCGGCCATGCTCCTGCGCATGTACACCCGCTACTGCGAGAACAAGGGCTGGAAGGTCGAAATCAACGACGAGGTGCCGGGTGAAGAGGCGGGCTTCAAGAACGTCTCCCTGCGCATCGAAGGTGACTTCGCCTACGGCTACCTGAAGGCGGAAGTCGGCGTGCACCGGCTGGTGCGGATTTCGCCCTTCGACGCCAACGCGCGCCGGCAGACGGCCTTCGCGTCCGTGGACGTCTATCCAGAGGTGGATGACACCATCCAGATCGACATCCCGGAGAAGGACATCGATTTGAAGTTCATCCGCGGCGGCGGCGCGGGCGGCCAGAAGGTGAACAAGACGTCGTCCACCGCGCAGCTGCGCCACCTGCCCACCGGCATCATCATCACCTGCCAGACGGAGCGCTCGCAGTCGGCCAACAAGGACATGGCCTTCAAGATTCTGCGGGGCCGCCTGTACGAACTGGAGATGAAGAAGCGCGAGGCCGCGCGCGACGCCGCCGAGGCGCAGAAGAAGGACATCTCCTTCGGCTCGCAGATCCGCTCCTACGTCCTGGCGCCGTACCGCATGGTCAAGGACCTGCGCACCGGCATCGAGACGGGCAACGTGGACGCCGTGCTGGATGGGGACCTGGAGGAGTTCGTCACCTCCCAACTGCTGGGCGTGAAGAACCCCAACCGCAGCGCGGGCGCGGACTAG
- a CDS encoding PhoH family protein, with protein sequence MRNPATLEAPEVLTASAKVDVRDNATALALCGNQNENLKLMERRLGVRVGQRGTEFHLSGPSDAVAFSVRLLENLEEMIRAGRPVYREDVEQGIKVLGRGAESLQEVMLGPVLKSSGNRQISPKSINQKRYVDAIRSHDIVFGIGPAGTGKTYLAMAMAVAFLQERKVKRIILARPAVEAGEKLGFLPGDLQEKVNPYLRPLYDALHDMMAAERAAQLLEQGVVEVAPLAFMRGRTLNDAFVILDEAQNTTVEQMKMFLTRLGYNSKAVITGDVTQVDLPTGKMSGLNHARAVLKNIDGIHFAEFSEVDVVRHPLVQEVIRAYDRADVAQREAQAAREAATAAAHAPAATPATATEPVAVE encoded by the coding sequence TTGCGAAATCCCGCCACGTTGGAAGCGCCCGAAGTGCTTACCGCCTCCGCCAAGGTGGACGTTCGTGACAACGCGACCGCCCTGGCCCTCTGCGGCAACCAGAACGAAAACCTCAAGTTGATGGAGCGGCGCCTCGGAGTCCGGGTGGGACAACGCGGCACCGAGTTCCATCTCTCCGGCCCGTCCGACGCCGTCGCCTTCTCCGTCCGCCTCCTGGAGAACCTGGAGGAGATGATCCGCGCCGGCCGTCCCGTCTACCGGGAGGACGTGGAGCAGGGCATCAAGGTGCTCGGCCGCGGCGCGGAGTCCTTGCAGGAGGTCATGCTGGGCCCGGTGCTCAAGAGCTCCGGCAACCGGCAGATCTCCCCCAAGAGCATCAACCAGAAGCGCTACGTGGACGCCATCCGCTCCCACGACATCGTCTTCGGCATCGGCCCCGCGGGCACGGGCAAGACGTACCTCGCCATGGCCATGGCGGTCGCCTTCCTCCAGGAGCGCAAGGTCAAGCGCATCATCCTGGCGCGCCCCGCGGTGGAGGCGGGTGAGAAGCTGGGCTTCCTGCCAGGAGACCTGCAGGAGAAGGTGAATCCCTACCTGCGGCCGCTCTACGACGCGCTGCACGACATGATGGCGGCCGAGCGCGCCGCGCAGCTGCTGGAGCAGGGCGTGGTGGAAGTGGCCCCGCTGGCCTTCATGCGTGGCCGCACGCTCAACGACGCGTTCGTCATCCTGGACGAAGCCCAGAACACGACGGTGGAACAGATGAAGATGTTCCTCACGCGCCTGGGCTACAACAGCAAGGCCGTCATCACCGGTGACGTGACGCAGGTGGACCTGCCCACGGGGAAGATGTCCGGGTTGAACCATGCGCGCGCGGTGCTGAAGAACATCGACGGCATTCACTTCGCGGAGTTCTCGGAGGTGGACGTCGTTCGCCACCCCCTGGTCCAGGAAGTCATCCGCGCCTACGACCGGGCGGACGTCGCCCAGCGCGAAGCCCAGGCGGCCCGGGAAGCAGCAACCGCTGCCGCCCATGCGCCCGCCGCGACGCCGGCCACCGCCACCGAGCCCGTTGCCGTCGAGTGA